The following are encoded in a window of Syngnathus scovelli strain Florida chromosome 4, RoL_Ssco_1.2, whole genome shotgun sequence genomic DNA:
- the LOC125967288 gene encoding adhesion G protein-coupled receptor G3 isoform X2, translated as MLLGERFPRILHKTASHQETLLLDWGPVMQVLVLLFWLSLSYADEDCLESNDVVTNIRPAAICTKGNDKPPESKDCEDVLSECLAQSSWIRCYKQWIVTCKSRGRSSSSFISRTVDPSEEKKKRLLNEYQRKEHPTPEHGVHIPSSALQRSRAPESKDLVVVVVTVLDSAYFKPPKKHGRRFLPGPPGTVLGGTVLVVQAGLNPLQNLSEPITMTFKHNMKVANGTCVFWEEINEEDGTGHWSTFGCITINTGNEFICRCNHLSFFAVLVNPDLSLSEEDAFNLSLITYVGSALSVIFTIISLIIYSCLNKQQPERAIGLHMHLTAALLCLHLCFLLCCLWAWRLGEQQTDWFCGALGFLLHWSLLAAVCWSALEGFHLYLLLVRVFNIYIRRYLLRLSVVGWGMPTLIALICGVSGVYGKYTLKLRDSDNSNNSTIQLCWMNNKFIHTQAVIYATTMVFPCLVVVFNSCMLGLVVFKLWRLRAGGAPNGAREKTSRLWKDCVTVLGLSCVLGLPFGLSSATYVSLPGIYIFTVLNSVHGVFMFLWSLALTYKSRSDAASSSKYTSSQRIMTTSFNS; from the exons ATGCTTTTGGGAGAACGTTTTCCCAGAATTCTTCATAAAACG GCATCACACCAGGAGACGTTGTTATTAGATTGGGGTCCCGTGATGCAAGTGCTTGTCCTTCTCTTCTGGCTCTCGTTGTCTTACGCCGATGAGG ATTGCCTGGAGTCCAACGATGTCGTTACCAATATTAGGCCGGCCGCCATCTGTACCAAAGGGAACGACAAACCTCCAGAGAGCAAGG ACTGTGAAGACGTGCTCTCTGAATGCCTTGCTCAAAGTTCCTGGATCAG ATGTTATAAGCAGTGGATTGTAACTTGCAAATCAAGAGGACGAAGTAGTAGCAGCTTCATTTCTAGGACGGTCGACCCTTCCGAAGAG aaaaaaaaaaggctcttgaATGAATATCAGCGCAAGGAGCACCCGACTCCAGAACATGGTGTTCACATCCCATCGTCAGCCCTCCAGAGAAGCAGAGCACCCGAGTCCAAGgacctggtggtggtggtggtcacTGTGCTTGACAGTGCATATTTCAAG ccccccaaaaaacatgGAAGAAGATTCCTTCCTGGCCCTCCAGGCACAGTGTTGGGGGGGACTGTCCTGGTGGTGCAGGCAGGTTTAAACCCTCTGCAGAACCTCTCAGAACCCATCACCATGACCTTCAAACACAACATGAAG GTCGCTAACGGGACTTGTGTGTTCTGGGAGGAGATAAATGAGGAAGACGGAACTG GTCACTGGAGCACATTCGGCTGTATCACCATTAACACTGGCAATGAATTTATTTGTCGTTGCAACCATTTGAGCTTCTTTGCTGTACTTGTG AACCCTGATCTCTCACTGAGTGAAGAGGACGCCTTCAACCTGAGTTTGATCACTTATGTGGGATCAGCGCTCTCCGTCATCTTCACCATCATCAGCTTGATCATCTACTCGTGTCTAAA CAAGCAGCAGCCAGAAAGAGCCATCGGCCTGCACATGCACCTGACGGCGGCGCTGCTGTGCCTGCACCTCTGCTTCTTGCTCTGCTGCTTGTGGGCCTGGAGGCTCGGCGAGCAGCAGACCGACTGGTTCTGCGGGGCTCTGGGCTTCCTTCTGCACTGGTCTCTGCTGGCAGCTGTCTGCTGGTCGGCCTTAGAGGGCTTCCACCTGTACCTCCTGCTGGTGCGTGTCTTCAACATCTACATCAGGAGATACCTGCTCAGACTCAGCGTGGTGGGCTGGG GTATGCCCACACTGATCGCTTTGATTTGTGGAGTGTCTGGTGTTTATGGCAAATACACGCTGAAATTGCGGGACTCTGACAACTCCAATAATTCAACAATACAGCT GTGCTGGATGAACAACAAATTCATTCATACGCAAGCAGTCATTTATGCCACCACGATGGTCTTCCCGTGCCTGGTGGTGGTCTTCAACTCCTGCATGTTGGGCCTGGTAGTCTTCAAGCTGTGGAGGCTGCGAGCAGGCGGCGCGCCGAATGGCGCCAGGGAGAAGACCAGCAGATTGTGGAAGGACTGCGTGACCGTGCTGGGCCTCAGCTGTGTGCTTGGCTTACCTTTTGGACTGTCTAGCGCCACCTACGTCTCCCTGCCAGGAATCTACATCTTCACCGTGCTCAACTCCGTACATG GGGTCTTTATGTTCCTGTGGTCCTTGGCGTTAACGTACAAGTCTCGGTCGgacgccgcctcctcctcaaaATACACATCCTCTCAAAGAATCATGACCACTAGCTTCAATAGCTGA
- the LOC125967288 gene encoding adhesion G protein-coupled receptor G3 isoform X1 has protein sequence MKMTKTSLTPHSFMVVTASHQETLLLDWGPVMQVLVLLFWLSLSYADEDCLESNDVVTNIRPAAICTKGNDKPPESKDCEDVLSECLAQSSWIRCYKQWIVTCKSRGRSSSSFISRTVDPSEEKKKRLLNEYQRKEHPTPEHGVHIPSSALQRSRAPESKDLVVVVVTVLDSAYFKPPKKHGRRFLPGPPGTVLGGTVLVVQAGLNPLQNLSEPITMTFKHNMKVANGTCVFWEEINEEDGTGHWSTFGCITINTGNEFICRCNHLSFFAVLVNPDLSLSEEDAFNLSLITYVGSALSVIFTIISLIIYSCLNKQQPERAIGLHMHLTAALLCLHLCFLLCCLWAWRLGEQQTDWFCGALGFLLHWSLLAAVCWSALEGFHLYLLLVRVFNIYIRRYLLRLSVVGWGMPTLIALICGVSGVYGKYTLKLRDSDNSNNSTIQLCWMNNKFIHTQAVIYATTMVFPCLVVVFNSCMLGLVVFKLWRLRAGGAPNGAREKTSRLWKDCVTVLGLSCVLGLPFGLSSATYVSLPGIYIFTVLNSVHGVFMFLWSLALTYKSRSDAASSSKYTSSQRIMTTSFNS, from the exons ATGAAGATGACGAAGACGAGCCTCACTCCTCACAGCTTCATGGTAGTGACG GCATCACACCAGGAGACGTTGTTATTAGATTGGGGTCCCGTGATGCAAGTGCTTGTCCTTCTCTTCTGGCTCTCGTTGTCTTACGCCGATGAGG ATTGCCTGGAGTCCAACGATGTCGTTACCAATATTAGGCCGGCCGCCATCTGTACCAAAGGGAACGACAAACCTCCAGAGAGCAAGG ACTGTGAAGACGTGCTCTCTGAATGCCTTGCTCAAAGTTCCTGGATCAG ATGTTATAAGCAGTGGATTGTAACTTGCAAATCAAGAGGACGAAGTAGTAGCAGCTTCATTTCTAGGACGGTCGACCCTTCCGAAGAG aaaaaaaaaaggctcttgaATGAATATCAGCGCAAGGAGCACCCGACTCCAGAACATGGTGTTCACATCCCATCGTCAGCCCTCCAGAGAAGCAGAGCACCCGAGTCCAAGgacctggtggtggtggtggtcacTGTGCTTGACAGTGCATATTTCAAG ccccccaaaaaacatgGAAGAAGATTCCTTCCTGGCCCTCCAGGCACAGTGTTGGGGGGGACTGTCCTGGTGGTGCAGGCAGGTTTAAACCCTCTGCAGAACCTCTCAGAACCCATCACCATGACCTTCAAACACAACATGAAG GTCGCTAACGGGACTTGTGTGTTCTGGGAGGAGATAAATGAGGAAGACGGAACTG GTCACTGGAGCACATTCGGCTGTATCACCATTAACACTGGCAATGAATTTATTTGTCGTTGCAACCATTTGAGCTTCTTTGCTGTACTTGTG AACCCTGATCTCTCACTGAGTGAAGAGGACGCCTTCAACCTGAGTTTGATCACTTATGTGGGATCAGCGCTCTCCGTCATCTTCACCATCATCAGCTTGATCATCTACTCGTGTCTAAA CAAGCAGCAGCCAGAAAGAGCCATCGGCCTGCACATGCACCTGACGGCGGCGCTGCTGTGCCTGCACCTCTGCTTCTTGCTCTGCTGCTTGTGGGCCTGGAGGCTCGGCGAGCAGCAGACCGACTGGTTCTGCGGGGCTCTGGGCTTCCTTCTGCACTGGTCTCTGCTGGCAGCTGTCTGCTGGTCGGCCTTAGAGGGCTTCCACCTGTACCTCCTGCTGGTGCGTGTCTTCAACATCTACATCAGGAGATACCTGCTCAGACTCAGCGTGGTGGGCTGGG GTATGCCCACACTGATCGCTTTGATTTGTGGAGTGTCTGGTGTTTATGGCAAATACACGCTGAAATTGCGGGACTCTGACAACTCCAATAATTCAACAATACAGCT GTGCTGGATGAACAACAAATTCATTCATACGCAAGCAGTCATTTATGCCACCACGATGGTCTTCCCGTGCCTGGTGGTGGTCTTCAACTCCTGCATGTTGGGCCTGGTAGTCTTCAAGCTGTGGAGGCTGCGAGCAGGCGGCGCGCCGAATGGCGCCAGGGAGAAGACCAGCAGATTGTGGAAGGACTGCGTGACCGTGCTGGGCCTCAGCTGTGTGCTTGGCTTACCTTTTGGACTGTCTAGCGCCACCTACGTCTCCCTGCCAGGAATCTACATCTTCACCGTGCTCAACTCCGTACATG GGGTCTTTATGTTCCTGTGGTCCTTGGCGTTAACGTACAAGTCTCGGTCGgacgccgcctcctcctcaaaATACACATCCTCTCAAAGAATCATGACCACTAGCTTCAATAGCTGA
- the LOC125967300 gene encoding zinc finger protein 3 homolog: protein MKMCKVEMLRAFLNQRLSAAVDEIVVVFERTIAEYEEELCRTKKENERQRQLLDAFFMPQVAVQRAEVNEEILHPVQQEWSSRVEQQEPDPPYIKEEEQEDDITNLPLTVAPVKTECDGEKGQSELNRWTEPPSSSLSHMTREDDGEHCEASQPESLLAPLSDDYIMPHSPDTDDEEHLKGDPTYHTGKKHWKCYQCNKTFGVKINLKRHMIIHTGEKPFACSVCGKRFTQKAHLTSHFRTHTGEKPFACSFCGKKFSRSECLITHTRTHTGEKPFRCNVCDQRFSYKYKIKKHKCPGERCNTK, encoded by the exons ATGAAAATGTGTAAGGTAGAAATGCTGAGGGCATTCCTTAATCAGCGACTAAGCGCTGCCGTCGACGaaattgttgttgtgtttgaAAGAACAATAGCAGAGTACGAGGAGGAACTTTGTCGGACAAAAAAGGAAAACGAAAGACAACGTCAACTGCTGGATGCTTTTTTCATGCCTCAAGTTGCGGTGCAGAGAGCGG AGGTGAATGAAGAAATCCTTCATCCTGTGCAGCAGGAGTGGAGCTCCAGGGTGGAGCAACAGGAACCAGACCCCCCTTACATTaaggaggaagagcaggaagaTGATATCACCAATTTGCCATTGACGGTTGCTCCCGTGAAGACTGAATGTGATGGAGAGAAAGGTCAGAGTGAGCTGAACAGGTGGACCGAACCTCCAAGCAGCAGCTTAAGCCACATGACAAGAGAAGATGATGGAGAGCACTGTGAAGCATCACAACCAGAAAGCCTCTTGGCTCCTCTATCAGACGACTACATAATGCCACATTCGCCTGACACCGATGATGAAGAACACCTGAAAGGTGATCCGACGTATCACACTGGCAAGAAACACTGGAAATGTTACCAATGTAACAAAACCTTTGGTGTCAAGATAAATCTGAAAAGGCACATGATCATTCACACaggagagaaaccttttgcctgctccgtTTGTGGTAAAAGGTTCACCCAGAAGGCACACTTGACGTCGCACTTCAGAACCCACACTGGAGAGAAGCCTTTTGCCTGCTCCTTTTGCGGTAAAAAATTCTCTCGAAGTGAATGTTTGAtaacacacacaagaacacacactggcgagaaaccgttTCGTTGCAATGTGTGTGATCAAAGATTCTCTTATAAGTATAAGATTAAGAAACACAAGTGTCCTGGTGAGAGGTGCAACACTAAATGA
- the LOC125967288 gene encoding adhesion G protein-coupled receptor G3 isoform X3 produces the protein MKMTKTSLTPHSFMVVTASHQETLLLDWGPVMQVLVLLFWLSLSYADEDCLESNDVVTNIRPAAICTKGNDKPPESKDCEDVLSECLAQSSWIRCYKQWIVTCKSRGRSSSSFISRTVDPSEERKEHPTPEHGVHIPSSALQRSRAPESKDLVVVVVTVLDSAYFKPPKKHGRRFLPGPPGTVLGGTVLVVQAGLNPLQNLSEPITMTFKHNMKVANGTCVFWEEINEEDGTGHWSTFGCITINTGNEFICRCNHLSFFAVLVNPDLSLSEEDAFNLSLITYVGSALSVIFTIISLIIYSCLNKQQPERAIGLHMHLTAALLCLHLCFLLCCLWAWRLGEQQTDWFCGALGFLLHWSLLAAVCWSALEGFHLYLLLVRVFNIYIRRYLLRLSVVGWGMPTLIALICGVSGVYGKYTLKLRDSDNSNNSTIQLCWMNNKFIHTQAVIYATTMVFPCLVVVFNSCMLGLVVFKLWRLRAGGAPNGAREKTSRLWKDCVTVLGLSCVLGLPFGLSSATYVSLPGIYIFTVLNSVHGVFMFLWSLALTYKSRSDAASSSKYTSSQRIMTTSFNS, from the exons ATGAAGATGACGAAGACGAGCCTCACTCCTCACAGCTTCATGGTAGTGACG GCATCACACCAGGAGACGTTGTTATTAGATTGGGGTCCCGTGATGCAAGTGCTTGTCCTTCTCTTCTGGCTCTCGTTGTCTTACGCCGATGAGG ATTGCCTGGAGTCCAACGATGTCGTTACCAATATTAGGCCGGCCGCCATCTGTACCAAAGGGAACGACAAACCTCCAGAGAGCAAGG ACTGTGAAGACGTGCTCTCTGAATGCCTTGCTCAAAGTTCCTGGATCAG ATGTTATAAGCAGTGGATTGTAACTTGCAAATCAAGAGGACGAAGTAGTAGCAGCTTCATTTCTAGGACGGTCGACCCTTCCGAAGAG CGCAAGGAGCACCCGACTCCAGAACATGGTGTTCACATCCCATCGTCAGCCCTCCAGAGAAGCAGAGCACCCGAGTCCAAGgacctggtggtggtggtggtcacTGTGCTTGACAGTGCATATTTCAAG ccccccaaaaaacatgGAAGAAGATTCCTTCCTGGCCCTCCAGGCACAGTGTTGGGGGGGACTGTCCTGGTGGTGCAGGCAGGTTTAAACCCTCTGCAGAACCTCTCAGAACCCATCACCATGACCTTCAAACACAACATGAAG GTCGCTAACGGGACTTGTGTGTTCTGGGAGGAGATAAATGAGGAAGACGGAACTG GTCACTGGAGCACATTCGGCTGTATCACCATTAACACTGGCAATGAATTTATTTGTCGTTGCAACCATTTGAGCTTCTTTGCTGTACTTGTG AACCCTGATCTCTCACTGAGTGAAGAGGACGCCTTCAACCTGAGTTTGATCACTTATGTGGGATCAGCGCTCTCCGTCATCTTCACCATCATCAGCTTGATCATCTACTCGTGTCTAAA CAAGCAGCAGCCAGAAAGAGCCATCGGCCTGCACATGCACCTGACGGCGGCGCTGCTGTGCCTGCACCTCTGCTTCTTGCTCTGCTGCTTGTGGGCCTGGAGGCTCGGCGAGCAGCAGACCGACTGGTTCTGCGGGGCTCTGGGCTTCCTTCTGCACTGGTCTCTGCTGGCAGCTGTCTGCTGGTCGGCCTTAGAGGGCTTCCACCTGTACCTCCTGCTGGTGCGTGTCTTCAACATCTACATCAGGAGATACCTGCTCAGACTCAGCGTGGTGGGCTGGG GTATGCCCACACTGATCGCTTTGATTTGTGGAGTGTCTGGTGTTTATGGCAAATACACGCTGAAATTGCGGGACTCTGACAACTCCAATAATTCAACAATACAGCT GTGCTGGATGAACAACAAATTCATTCATACGCAAGCAGTCATTTATGCCACCACGATGGTCTTCCCGTGCCTGGTGGTGGTCTTCAACTCCTGCATGTTGGGCCTGGTAGTCTTCAAGCTGTGGAGGCTGCGAGCAGGCGGCGCGCCGAATGGCGCCAGGGAGAAGACCAGCAGATTGTGGAAGGACTGCGTGACCGTGCTGGGCCTCAGCTGTGTGCTTGGCTTACCTTTTGGACTGTCTAGCGCCACCTACGTCTCCCTGCCAGGAATCTACATCTTCACCGTGCTCAACTCCGTACATG GGGTCTTTATGTTCCTGTGGTCCTTGGCGTTAACGTACAAGTCTCGGTCGgacgccgcctcctcctcaaaATACACATCCTCTCAAAGAATCATGACCACTAGCTTCAATAGCTGA